TTAAAAGATGTCGGGACAATTTTTGTACAGGATGGAGGATTTTTAACCGGCGCTGTTTCAAGAAAAGACTTTTTAAAAATCGCAATAGGCAACACTGATATTTATAAGGTCCCGGTGGGAATAATTATGACCCGTATGCCTAACATAGTTACAACTTATGATGATGAGCCTGTGTATAATGCTGCTGTTAAAATTATAGAGCACGAAGTAGACAGTCTTCCTGTAGTTGAGCCTGTAGTGGGAAGTGATGGAAAACAAGGATACAAAGTGACAGGAAGGATTTCAAAGACCAACATTACTAAATTGTTTGTAAAGCTTGGGGAAGGTTAGGGGGATTTTTAATGGAAGAAGGAGTATCAATTTACTTGGTTTCAGATTCTAATGTAGACACAGCAGAAAACATTGCGAGTATTGCTGCTGCCCACTTTGATACTTTTATAGAAAAAATAAAAAAATATTCTTATGTTGGAGATAAAAATCAAATAGAAGAGATTATCATGGAGGCAGCTAATGATGCAAATAGCATAATAATCCATACTATGGTGGTCCCGGAATTAAAAGATTATCTTCTTAAAAAAGCACAGAAATTTGGCATAAAAATAGTAGATGTAATGGGACCAGTGATAAATGCTATTGAAGATAGTACTGGTATATCCCCCCAT
The sequence above is a segment of the Thermoanaerobacter ethanolicus JW 200 genome. Coding sequences within it:
- a CDS encoding helix-turn-helix transcriptional regulator; amino-acid sequence: MIKIQLTNRQHIIIDIVKKHQPITGEQIAEKLNVTRATLRPDLAILTMSGILEARPKVGYFYTGKSPLSLVEDYIKSIKVKDIKSLPVVVEESTSVYDAIVTLFLKDVGTIFVQDGGFLTGAVSRKDFLKIAIGNTDIYKVPVGIIMTRMPNIVTTYDDEPVYNAAVKIIEHEVDSLPVVEPVVGSDGKQGYKVTGRISKTNITKLFVKLGEG